The Apium graveolens cultivar Ventura chromosome 6, ASM990537v1, whole genome shotgun sequence genome contains a region encoding:
- the LOC141666326 gene encoding uncharacterized protein LOC141666326, translating into MVSSSSSKRVSFQDILNPLFLHPSHNAASIQVDKLQGPSDYRAWKRTMEINLASKRKLGFATGTVPLPCDDPQKAELWETCNSMVIAWITFNHSPTIRRSVMYMSTEREIWKNLEKRFSITNGSQKYKLNKDLYELKQSSMSVN; encoded by the coding sequence ATGGTCTCTTCTTCTTCCTCTAAGCGCGTATCATTTCAAGATATATTGAACCCATTATTTCTACACCCTTCTCATAATGCTGCTTCAATACAAGTGGATAAACTTCAAGGACCTTCTGACTACAGAGCTTGGAAACGTACTATGGAGATAAATCTCGCCTCAAAACGCAAACTTGGATTTGCTACTGGAACAGTGCCTCTTCCCTGTGACGATCCTCAAAAAGCAGAGCTCTGGGAGACCTGTAATAGCATGGTAATCGCCTGGATAACCTTTAACCATTCACCTACTATTCGTAGATCTGTAATGTATATGAGTACCGAGAGGGAAATTTGGAAAAATCTTGAAAAACGCTTTTCCATCACTAATGGTTCTCAAAAATACAAATTGAATAAGGACCTATATGAACTTAAACAAAGTAGTATGTCTGTTAATTAG